Proteins found in one Acipenser ruthenus chromosome 18, fAciRut3.2 maternal haplotype, whole genome shotgun sequence genomic segment:
- the LOC131696507 gene encoding uncharacterized protein LOC131696507 isoform X1, which yields MASLLTGSKGTPVSPSHGKDLLLGTVAAASAFLVAALIVLLCVGCKKKGKTKKVPIDGVKLVDMSLLRQTQLRSISKSDTRLHEMKKIPCNGKKGTRNRPVSMDLLHLPSRRSDWDLRYPQNRQLPTLPLSPGEDKDHTYSEVGRPSSQPRCPEDALYESVGGRNETGAAAAATAVQPKHLKQPPQSHGNGSMALSPSQEPCRQAEDSVTAEYACVRKVRKTDKAQQQQLENNAKPAEQETRYSNPEMLPGQRKHDPSRINGMDAFYSHSFPKDSGFVGNGEQYIWKPPEEDGDGSTLYPGNSGVQNFSHADLTPGPANPDEISDMYSKVCKPFKKKRPPASPPVPFKQGAQENNPPQNQGWSAEPQEGTGHGVVRAQAWVGGAQAMKPNEDPSYEAINEKAWVRNEETDPAYESIDANWKREKNPGPPAGKKIKNRAPPRPCSDENLYENISDLKQGATTSTTTVFMFNDGIEMYVTGL from the exons ATGGCCTCTTTGCTGACTGGCTCGAAGGGAACCCCAGTGTCTCCCTCACACGGCAAGGACCTGCTCCTGGGGACTGTCGCTGCCGCCTCTGCTTTCCTGGTCGCGGCTCTCATTGTACTGCTGTGTGTAGGATGCAAAAA gaaaGGGAAGACAAAGAAGGTCCCGATTGATGGGGTGAAACTGGTGGACATG TCTTTGCTCAGACAGACACAACTCCGGTCCATCAGCAAATCTGATACAAGACTTCATGAGATGAAGAAGATACCGTGCAATGGGAAAA AGGGTACCAGAAACCGGCCAGTCAGCATGGACCTGCTCCATCTCCCGAGCCGTCGATCTGACTGGGATTTGAGATATCCCCAGAACAGGCAGCTCCCCACACTCCCGCTGAGCCCCGGCGAGGACAAAGACCACACGTATTCAGAGGTGGGGAGGCCCTCGTCTCAGCCCCGCTGCCCTGAAGATGCCCTGTATGAGAGTGTGGGGGGCAGGAATGAGACGGGAGCAGCAGCAGCCGCCACCGCCGTCCAGCCCAAGCATCTGAAACAGCCTCCCCAGAGCCATGGGAACGGCAGCATGGCGCTCTCTCCCAGCCAGGAGCCCTGCAGGCAGGCTGAGGACTCTGTGACCGCAGAGTATGCCTGTGTGCGGAAAGTCAGGAAGACCGATAAggcccagcagcagcagcttgaaaACAATGCCAAGCCAGCAGAGCAGGAAACCCGCTACTCAAACCCAGAGATGCTCCCCGGTCAACGCAAACATGATCCCTCAAGGATAAACGGCATGGACGCTTTCTATTCACATTCCTTCCCAAAG GACTCTGGCTTTGTGGGCAATGGGGAGCAGTATATCTGGAAGCCCCCGGAAGAAGATGGTGACGGATCGACCCTCTATCCAGGAAATTCAGGGGTGCAGAACTTCTCCCATGCTGACCTAACCCCGGGACCTGCCAATCCGGATGAG ATATCAGACATGTACTCGAAAGTGTGCAAACCATTCAAGAAGAAGAGACCTCCCGCCTCCCCTCCAGTCCCATTCAAGCAGGGAGCCCAGGAGAACAATCCACCCCAGAACCAGGGCTGGTCAGCAGAACCACAGGAGGGCACGGGGCATGGCGTCGTCCGAGCCCAAGCGTGGGTCGGAGGAGCCCAGGCAATGAAACCCAACGAGGACCCCAGCTACGAAGCCATCAACGAGAAGGCCTGGGTCAGGAACGAGGAGACGGACCCAGCGTACGAGTCCATCGATGCCAACtggaagagagaaaaaaaccctGGTCCCCCGGCAGGCAAGAAGATAAAGAACAGGGCGCCGCCGAGACCCTGCTCCGACGAGAACTTGTACGAAAACATCAGTGACCTGAAACAAGGAGCCACAACAAGCACCACAACAGTCTTCATGTTTAATGACGGCATTGAGATGTACGTGACGGGACTATAG
- the LOC131696507 gene encoding uncharacterized protein LOC131696507 isoform X2 yields MSLLRQTQLRSISKSDTRLHEMKKIPCNGKKGTRNRPVSMDLLHLPSRRSDWDLRYPQNRQLPTLPLSPGEDKDHTYSEVGRPSSQPRCPEDALYESVGGRNETGAAAAATAVQPKHLKQPPQSHGNGSMALSPSQEPCRQAEDSVTAEYACVRKVRKTDKAQQQQLENNAKPAEQETRYSNPEMLPGQRKHDPSRINGMDAFYSHSFPKDSGFVGNGEQYIWKPPEEDGDGSTLYPGNSGVQNFSHADLTPGPANPDEISDMYSKVCKPFKKKRPPASPPVPFKQGAQENNPPQNQGWSAEPQEGTGHGVVRAQAWVGGAQAMKPNEDPSYEAINEKAWVRNEETDPAYESIDANWKREKNPGPPAGKKIKNRAPPRPCSDENLYENISDLKQGATTSTTTVFMFNDGIEMYVTGL; encoded by the exons ATG TCTTTGCTCAGACAGACACAACTCCGGTCCATCAGCAAATCTGATACAAGACTTCATGAGATGAAGAAGATACCGTGCAATGGGAAAA AGGGTACCAGAAACCGGCCAGTCAGCATGGACCTGCTCCATCTCCCGAGCCGTCGATCTGACTGGGATTTGAGATATCCCCAGAACAGGCAGCTCCCCACACTCCCGCTGAGCCCCGGCGAGGACAAAGACCACACGTATTCAGAGGTGGGGAGGCCCTCGTCTCAGCCCCGCTGCCCTGAAGATGCCCTGTATGAGAGTGTGGGGGGCAGGAATGAGACGGGAGCAGCAGCAGCCGCCACCGCCGTCCAGCCCAAGCATCTGAAACAGCCTCCCCAGAGCCATGGGAACGGCAGCATGGCGCTCTCTCCCAGCCAGGAGCCCTGCAGGCAGGCTGAGGACTCTGTGACCGCAGAGTATGCCTGTGTGCGGAAAGTCAGGAAGACCGATAAggcccagcagcagcagcttgaaaACAATGCCAAGCCAGCAGAGCAGGAAACCCGCTACTCAAACCCAGAGATGCTCCCCGGTCAACGCAAACATGATCCCTCAAGGATAAACGGCATGGACGCTTTCTATTCACATTCCTTCCCAAAG GACTCTGGCTTTGTGGGCAATGGGGAGCAGTATATCTGGAAGCCCCCGGAAGAAGATGGTGACGGATCGACCCTCTATCCAGGAAATTCAGGGGTGCAGAACTTCTCCCATGCTGACCTAACCCCGGGACCTGCCAATCCGGATGAG ATATCAGACATGTACTCGAAAGTGTGCAAACCATTCAAGAAGAAGAGACCTCCCGCCTCCCCTCCAGTCCCATTCAAGCAGGGAGCCCAGGAGAACAATCCACCCCAGAACCAGGGCTGGTCAGCAGAACCACAGGAGGGCACGGGGCATGGCGTCGTCCGAGCCCAAGCGTGGGTCGGAGGAGCCCAGGCAATGAAACCCAACGAGGACCCCAGCTACGAAGCCATCAACGAGAAGGCCTGGGTCAGGAACGAGGAGACGGACCCAGCGTACGAGTCCATCGATGCCAACtggaagagagaaaaaaaccctGGTCCCCCGGCAGGCAAGAAGATAAAGAACAGGGCGCCGCCGAGACCCTGCTCCGACGAGAACTTGTACGAAAACATCAGTGACCTGAAACAAGGAGCCACAACAAGCACCACAACAGTCTTCATGTTTAATGACGGCATTGAGATGTACGTGACGGGACTATAG